A single genomic interval of Zobellia nedashkovskayae harbors:
- a CDS encoding DUF1328 family protein: MLRWTVIFIVLAIIAAIFGFGGIAAGAASIAKILFFIFIVLFIISLIMGRKKI; the protein is encoded by the coding sequence ATGTTACGCTGGACAGTTATATTTATCGTATTAGCAATTATCGCTGCAATCTTCGGTTTTGGAGGAATCGCTGCCGGAGCCGCTAGTATCGCCAAAATCCTATTCTTTATCTTTATTGTACTTTTCATAATCAGTTTGATTATGGGACGCAAAAAGATTTAA